A single region of the Lotus japonicus ecotype B-129 chromosome 4, LjGifu_v1.2 genome encodes:
- the LOC130714433 gene encoding protein DETOXIFICATION 49-like, producing MILSMETILEMTVLLLQMRLLSLKSYLDQPASSPLLSDHGDSNLEKGKQNNGIPIDDGSESSQSSLISQVMEAIKNILIIAFPIIIAGILIYGKSAISIHFLGKISKEALAGGCLAIAMANLSGYSLIYVLAIGMKYISLKAYRAQQWVVIGQTLQCTIIILILACIPISILWLNFKPILCMFGQNPTIASIVGTYLACSLPSLLFQSIINPLKIYMRIHNLTFPLMISSAASLVFHLLINYVITHYFGLRIQGIALAGALTDLYLLITLLIFLRIPRACSECWQGWSIQCFRLWKPILSKAVLSLPSVFPKWWWWYELVMILLGILTSNVNAIATFGIIIQATSFAYNFSIALSRAISTKIGDDLMANRPSKAKASSYAAQFCALFTCIVTMLFMVSVRNIWGHIFTQDKAILYLVAVALPVAGICEMGNCLQTTISGILRGSARSHLAARLNWVSFYCVALPIYVLMGYGLGLGLLGFILGLWVAQQVCGIVIVILLARTDWKVQASRVQVLASGIM from the exons ATGATTCTCTCCATGGAGACGATTTTGGAGATGACGGTCCTTTTGCTTCAAATGAGACTTCTATCTCTCAAGAGTTATCTAGATCAACCAGCTTCATCTCCCCTATTATCTGATCATGGTGATTCCAATCTAGAAAAAGGTAAACAAAACAATGGAATACCCATTGATGATGGATCAGAGAGTAGTCAATCTTCCCTAATTTCACAG GTGATGGAGGCAATTAAAAACATATTGATCATAGCATTCCCAATTATCATAGCTGGTATTCTTATCTATGGAAAATCAGCAATATCAATCCATTTTTTGGGCAAAATCAGCAAAGAGGCATTAGCTGGTGGGTGCCTAGCCATTGCCATGGCTAACCTTAGTGGTTATTCTCTCATTTATGTACTTGCAATTGGCATGAAATATATCTCCTTAAAAGCTTATAGGGCACAACAATGGGTTGTTATTGGTCAAACCCTCCAATGCACCATAATAATCTTGATTCTAGCATGCATCCCCATTTCAATCTTGTGGCTTAATTTCAAACCCATCCTTTGCATGTTTGGTCAGAACCCAACCATAGCATCAATTGTTGGTACCTATCTTGCATGCTCTCTACCTTCTCTCCTTTTTCAATCCATCATCAATCCTCTCAAGATCTACATGAGAATCCATAACTTGACATTTCCTCTCATGATTTCTTCAGCCGCATCACTTGTTTTCCATCTCCTCATAAACTATGTGATCACACATTATTTTGGCCTCCGAATTCAAGGTATTGCCTTGGCTGGTGCCCTCACTGATCTATATCTCCTCATCACCCTTTTGATTTTCCTTCGGATCCCCCGGGCTTGTTCTGAATGTTGGCAAGGTTGGTCAATTCAATGCTTCAGACTATGGAAGCCTATTCTTTCCAAAGCAGTCCTAAGTTTGCCCTCAGTTTTCCcaaaatggtggtggtggtatgaGTTAGTGATGATCCTTTTAGGGATCCTCACGAGTAATGTTAATGCAATAGCCACATTTGGAATCATAATTCAAGCCACTTCATTTGCCTACAATTTCTCTATTGCTTTAAGCAGGGCCATATCAACAAAAATTGGTGATGATCTAATGGCTAATAGACCTAGCAAAGCAAAGGCATCGTCTTATGCTGCACAGTTTTGTGCCCTTTTCACATGCATTGTGACAATGTTATTCATGGTGAGTGTGCGCAATATTTGGGGACATATCTTCACTCAAGACAAAGCAATTTTATATTTAGTTGCAGTAGCATTGCCTGTAGCAGGAATCTGTGAGATGGGGAACTGTCTTCAAACAACAATTTCTGGGATTTTGAGGGGGAGTGCTAGGTCTCATTTGGCTGCTAGACTCAATTGGGTGTCTTTTTACTGTGTTGCTTTGCCCATTTATGTTTTGATGGGTTATGGGCTGGGTTTGGGCTTGTTGGGCTTTATCTTGGGATTATGGGTTGCTCAACAGGTGTGTGGGATTGTAATAGTGATTCTGTTGGCAAGAACAGATTGGAAGGTGCAAGCAAGTAGGGTCCAAGTGTTAGCAAGTGGAATTATGTAA
- the LOC130711822 gene encoding uncharacterized protein LOC130711822: protein MACLDMYNNSEHKGHHHHHQQYQYPVSPRISFANDFVDAKQASKQERSFRSDASVPVSSDFEFSVSNYNMMSADELFSKGRLLPFKDGGCNNQVQRPTTTLREELMVDDDEFSLRPPKGSSSTRWKGFLGLRKSHIGSKKVDKSEGSSNRGVQAARSGLSNMTSQDLLIEGGSSCRDVEFGI, encoded by the exons ATGGCATGCTTAGACATGTACAACAACTCAGAGCACAAGggtcatcaccaccaccaccagcagTACCAATATCCAGTGAGCCCCAGAATCTCTTTCGCAAACGATTTTGTGGATGCCAAGCAAGCCTCAAAGCAAGAAAGAAGCTTCAGATCAGATGCATCAGTACCAGTGTCCTCTGACTTTGAGTTTTCTGTCTCAAACTACAACATGATGAGTGCTGATGAGCTTTTCAGCAAGGGAAGGTTGTTGCCATTCAAAGATGGTGGTTGTAACAACCAGGTGCAGAGGCCCACCACCACTCTCAGGGAGGAGCTCATGGTGGATGATGATGAGTTTTCTCTCAGGCCACCAAAAGGTTCTTCTTCCACAAGGTGGAAGGGGTTTCTTGGTCTCAGAAAAAGCCACATTGGCTCCAAGAAGGTTGATAAGAGTGAAGGTTCTTCTAACAGAGGAGTTCAAGCAGCAAGGTCTGGTTTGAGCAACATGACTTCACAG GATCTGTTGATTGAAGGAGGGTCAAGTTGCAGAGATGTTGAGTTTGGGATATAG
- the LOC130716271 gene encoding B3 domain-containing protein Os01g0234100-like: MVVVDERRGDWMVNNKEHNDQDVTVAFHGEDMYEDAPHAHYSMMSPLHMALSDEAQSQKHGSGSPIRAATDGTSSRGEALSTAVIRAQEIQSKLVPDFPSFVKSLVRSHVASCFWMGLPVAFCKRHLPDKDTTITLEDESGKEYKTKYIACKTGLSAGWRQFSAVHKLQEGDVVVFQLVEPTKFKVYIVRANKLRELDGALPNLETSIKQKVGGKNSTNTEAVPSNSSKRKHGKSVPQEDQKKKKTIVSRMGPKARQSAEPSENSSEDALSEILEGFRMLQFKDIRGFGHFSILVDGVAIDAELSNEVRNKYYKLCHSQQAFLHENLIKGMDYMLIAGIISETVNIADAIKVSVMSTPRVEFTNWDKTLHAFELLGMNVAFLRARLRRLVSLAYETEDASEARRYLAYRAENSRADEELKNMETKLEELKGACNDFGAYLESLKCKAESYQHQFQKEVAAPW; the protein is encoded by the exons ATGGTGGTGGTTGATGAAAGAAGAGGGGATTGGATGGTTAACAACAAGGAACATAATGATCAAGATGTAACTGTGGCATTTCATGGGGAGGACATGTACGAGGATGCACCTCATGCCCATTATTCTATGATGTCTCCTTTACACATG GCATTATCTGATGAAGCACAGTCACAGAAGCATGGAAGTGGAAG CCCCATTAGGGCTGCAACAGATGGAACATCCTCTCGTGGTGAGGCGTTGTCAACTGCTGTGATTCGAGCACAGGAGATTCAATCAAAGTTGGTACCGGATTTCCCTAGTTTTGTGAAGTCCTTGGTCAGATCACATGTTGCTAGTTGTTTTTGGATG GGTCTGCCTGTGGCGTTCTGTAAAAGGCACTTACCGGATAAAGATACAACTATTACTTTGGAAGATGAATCTGGTAAAGAGTACAAGACGAAATACATTGCATGTAAGACAGGATTGAGTGCTGGTTGGAGGCAGTTTTCTGCTGTGCATAAATTGCAGGAGGGTGATGTGGTGGTCTTCCAATTAGTTGAACCTACCAAATTTAAG gtTTATATAGTAAGAGCTAATAAGTTGAGAGAACTTGATGGAGCCCTTCCGAATCTTGAGACTTCTATAAAACAAAAAGTTGGAGGCAA AAATAGCACAAATACTGAAGCTGTACCATCTAATAGCTCAAAGAGAAAGCATGGTAAATCTGTCCCACAAGAggaccaaaagaaaaagaagaccaTTGTGTCAAGAATGGGTCCTAAGGCTAGACAATCTGCAGAACCATCTGAAAACAGTAGTGAGGATGCTCTCTCAGAAATACTAGAGGGCTTTAGAATGCTTCAATTCAAAGACATAAGAGGATTTGGACATTTCAGCATCCTAGTAGATGGAGTGGCAATAGATGCTGAACTCTCTAACGAAGTCCGAAACAAGTACTACAAGCTCTGCCACAGTCAGCAAGCATTTCTTCATGAAAATCTCATCAAGGGTATGGACTACATGCTGATTGCAGGAATAATATCTGAAACTGTCAACATTGCTGATGCCATAAAAGTTAGTGTGATGTCCACCCCGCGTGTTGAATTTACTAATTGGGATAAAACTTTGCATGCCTTTGAGCTTCTGGGCATGAATGTTGCATTTTTAAGAGCTCGATTGCGCAGGCTTGTGAGCCTTGCTTATGAAACAGAAGATGCCTCGGAGGCCAGAAGATACTTGGCCTATAGAGCTGAGAACAGTCGAGCAGATGAAGAACTGAAGAACATGGAAACGAAGCTCGAAGAGTTGAAGGGAGCTTGTAATGATTTTGGTGCTTATCTTGAGAGCTTGAAGTGCAAAGCTGAAAGCTATCAGCACCAGTTCCAGAAAGAAGTTGCTGCTCCTTGGTGA